Part of the Cervus elaphus chromosome 18, mCerEla1.1, whole genome shotgun sequence genome is shown below.
AATTTTCTGAACTTCCTTCTCTACCTTTTGAGAAGAACTctggactcagggagttggtgatgaaagggaggcctggcgtgctgctgtccatggggtcgctaagagtcggacacgactgagcgactgaactgaactcggaCTCGGGAAGTTCTAGTACTCAGTCTTGGCTCAGCCACTAATCAGCTCAGCTAAGACAACCGGTTTCTTATTATAGGTGAAGATGGGAGCAGTAATGCCCatcttgcttccctggtgacttagatggtaaagattccgcctgcaatacgggagacctggcttcgattcctggatggggaagatcctctggaagaaggcatgacaaaccactccagtattcttgcctggagaatccccatggacggaggagcctggtgggctgctgtccaggCTACTGTCCAGGTCACCAAGAATtgaacactactgaagcgactaaTTGAACGCGACTAAGCACGGAACACAGCAATGCCCATCTTACCTGgtggctgtgaggattaaaagctgtgatcacctggggatcttgtgaAAGTGCAGATCCTGAGGTTCTGCATTTCCAGCAAGTTCCCAGGTGCTGGTGATGCTACAGATCCATCCACCACACTTTGAAGTGTGTGTGCTGTTgttcaggcgtgtccaactctttgcaaccccacagactggcctgcaaggctcctctgtctatgggatccgcgccccccctcccccggccaGATGCCTATTAAATAGTTGACTCTGAAGACCTTTTTATTCCATCCCTCCCATTGGCTCAGGGATTTAGTaccccttgcggctcagctggtaaagaatccacctgcaatgcaggagacctggttcgatccctggattgggaagatcccttctcctggagaagggaaaggctacccactccagtattctggcctggagagttccatggactgtataggccatgggttgcaaagagtcagacatgactgagcggctttcactttcaggcaggcagccaggctcctttttccCCCATGGCCTACAGTCAGGCTCAAATAAACTACCTTGTCTTTCTCCTTCACTTTAACACCAAATATCTTTAAAGAGTAATCTACATTCATGGTTTCTTCATTTTACTCTGACCAAAGCCAGCCTATTGAAAGCAGTCTCATTTAagacacctgctgctgctgctgtcgcatcagtcgtgtctgactctgtgcaaccccatagacggcagcccaccaggctctgccatccctgggattctccaggcaagaacactggagtggactgccatttccttctccaatgcatgaaaattaaaagtgaaagtgaagtcgctcagttgtgtctgactcttcgtgaccccatggactgcagcgtgtcaggctcctctgcccatgggattttccaggcaagagtactggagtgccattgccttctccattaagaAATCTAGTGACTGCTTAATTGTAAAAACCAAATACCACAAGACTCACCTTACTCGATCTTGCAATGACTTTTGATAATGAGAGCTCAATGCTCTTGACATTCTCTTGTCCTTCTGCCTATATGACATGAATTTTCTACTtctctgacttaattttttttcagtttttatttgtttttttcctgctctgtCCACTGAATTCTCCTAACAAACCTCCACTATTTGTCCCTCCTCCTGTTGCTGTGTATACTTTCTATTGATGACCTCGCCTCCATAACTTCAACCATCATTGTTTGTAACTGAGATAGTACATGAATGTACACCTGCAGCCCCAATCTCCTGTGTGCCTTAAAGTTTCCAACTGCTTATCAGACATTTTCACCAATGAATCCTTGTAACCCCCTCAACATCAACATATACACAGTTCATTATCTACCCTCTCAAATAGGGCCCTTATTTCTATTAAGGACATTATCCACCACCTGTTCTCTTTGGGCAAAAACCTGAAAGATATTCACAGTATTCTTTTCACAATACTTCTGCCTCACAAGTATCTCTAGATTCCAGCCTCTCCTTTCAGTTTACATCCATGCCCACTTCCCCTCCTAACACATTCTTGGTAGCTTCAGCCCACCCTCcatgctgtctccacactgtttccaaaaataaactcagactcTTTATGTCACAGTGCTATTCCAACAAGTCTTCCAATTGCTACTACTgtataacaaaccaccccaaaataTGGCAATTGAAAACggagtatagggcttccctggtggtccagtggttaagaatccgcctgccaatacaggagacatgggttcgatccctggtctgggaagatcccacatgccatggagcaactaagcctgtgcaacccaactactgaagcctgagcagcctagagcccatgctccacaatgagagaagccgAGAAGCCACAATAAGCCCACATGCCagaagtagagagtagcccccgcttgccagaaactacagaaagcctgtgtgcaaagcaacgaagacccagtgcagccaaaataaataaatatttagaaaagatagCATAGAACAAAAAGATTTTCTCTCACTCACAGTTCTGTATGTTGACAACGTCCTACACATGGCTAGTCCATTCTCCGCTGGGGTTTTGGATGCAGTTGTGGCCAGATGTCAGATAAGGCTGGAGTCATCCGAAGTCTTGACTGGGCTGGTGAAGGGTCTCTCCTCATGGCCTCTTTTAGGCTATGCTTCCTCACAATAAGGTGAACTCAGAATAGCCAGACTTCCCACAAGACAACTAGCTCCCCCTAGAACAAGCATTCCAAGAAATCAAGTCAGAAGCTGAAGTGGCCTCAGATATCACTTACATCAAATTCTATTGGTTCCACTGGCCAAGAATGATTCTCAGATTCATTCTGAGAAGGGACTAGCAAAAGCATCAGCTACATGTGGGTAGAGAGGCTTCTTTGAAGACTAATTATACGTTGTTTCTTGGCTCCTTGTGTGAAATTCACACTCTGTAGAAGGCATACAGACGTGTCACCATCAAGCCTGTTTACATTTGGAATTTCCTCTCCTGCCATTCTTTCCAGTACTACCTGGATTCCTGCCACATTAAACACTCTGCTCTCTGAGTTTATGGAGACTCAAAATTCACATCTCCACATGCTGTTTGGCCTGCTCAGAACACCCTTTTCACTTTAGCCAACTCCTGCTCATCCCTTTATGGCAATGGAGGACGGAGGAGTGAGTAGATACTTCTACAGTGTGCGGGGGGGGAGTCTGCTGCTGGAACGTCACCTGTGTGTAGTTTTCAGTGCACCATTCACAGCTTCCTCCTCTATGTCTCTAGTACCCCATACATCCCTGCACCAACCCATGAATCATGTTACCCTGTAGTTTCCATGTTCATGTCAGTCTCCTCCTTTAAACTATGCCCCTTTATGAACAGGAACCACAATAACTAATTCATTTCTAGATCCTTAGCATTATAGGCAGTGACTGGTATATGATATGTACATAcattttttgttgaatgaatgagtttgaCCTCATTGGGAAGTGAAAATCATTCagttatttctgactctttgtgatcccatggactatacagtccatggaattctccaggccagaatactggtgtgggtagcctttcccttctccaggggatcttcccaacccagggatcaaacccaggtctcccacattgcaggtggattctttttctttttttttgcaggtggattctttatcagctgagtcacaagagaagcccaagaatactggagtgggtagcctatcccttctccagcggatcttcccgacccaggaatcaaactggggtctcctgcattgcaggcagattctttttttttttttgtttccagcTGCAGGTTTATTTTCAATTCAAAATCTATTTGTAGAAGTCACGAGATTGCCACAGGTGCCTCACACTATTGAGTAGAAAGCCCACAAGAAGAAGACAGACGGATGGACTCAGCTGCCCCCACCTCCTCAGACAGGGGGAGGACAAGTCAGGCAGACCCTGGAGGTCAGCTGAGTCCTTAGGGGGACAGAAAAGCCCAGGGTCAAGGGGAAAATAACACAAACCCTGCATGGGGAGCTTCCAGTAAAGGCAGGGAATCACCATGCCATTCAAACGAAGACCCTCCAGTCCCTCTCCTTGTCTAAGAACACCACACCATTTATTAGAAAGTTTGCCTACTGTCCCCAATAGCAAAGAACAGATAGAATTTTACCAGCAGGAGCTCAGAAACATGCTAAGAGCAAGAAGTGAAGTGGTCTGGGGATTAGGGGTTGATTTTCAGCCCAAGACACAAAGCCAGCTCAGACTTCTGAATTTTTCCATCCTTGTTCACGTCGCAGTGGCGCAAAAGAATCTCCCGAAACTTATCAAGGTCCACCCCTCTGATGCTGGGCTGGACAAGCTCCATCATGTCTTTGACAAACCCATCCACTTCTGGGCCTTCTAGGGCTCCAGTTTTACTAACATCATAGTGAGCAAAGATTTTCTCAaagtccctttttctttcttcagtggaGCAAGCATCCAttttaaattggagaaggaaattttcCTGAAGAGCCAGAATCCTTGCCAAGTCATTAAGATCCAACCGGCCATCTTTATTTTTGTCAAAGATCTTCATCATGGTGTCAGTATATTCTTCCAGCTTAGCCTCTGAAATGGCCTTTTTGTGGTGGAGGAAGAGGTCTCGGAGGAAGTTACAAAGTTCAGCAGCTGATATAAAGCCACTGCAGTCAGCATCGTATTTGCGCCAAATGTTCAGTCCTTCACGGCCCTCAGTCAGAATCCGGATTTGAGGGACTCATGCCGCATGTGTCTTTCTGTTGTCTTTCTgttctgcaggcagattctttaccaactgagctatcattaTTTGAGTCAAATAAGTCACACTTTATAATTTCAGTAACTACATAATACTTTTCAGCTTGaatcatttctaaaatataaacttCAAAAATGCACTGCTCAATGAATTTGCATAAACAATGATATATAACCAATACCCTGGCCAGGAAACAGAACATTACCAGTACCCCCAAGATCCCTGTGCCTCCTTTGAATCATTAGCCCCCTCCAGGCATAACCACATTTCTTACTTTCTAGCACCGGAGATTAGTTTTGCCTGGTTTTGGACTtgacataagtggaatcatacagaatattttctcctgtttctgcTTCTTTCACCTAACATTGCTTGTCAGTTCATCTGTGTCATTGCATGTACTTGTGGTTCATTTACTCTCATTGCTGGA
Proteins encoded:
- the LOC122673879 gene encoding secretagogin-like → MGHPVAVNSMAPFQVVTRKFSRAPASFLERLNIWRKYDADCSGFISAAELCNFLRDLFLHHKKAISEAKLEEYTDTMMKIFDKNKDGRLDLNDLARILALQENFLLQFKMDACSTEERKRDFEKIFAHYDVSKTGALEGPEVDGFVKDMMELVQPSIRGVDLDKFREILLRHCDVNKDGKIQKSELALCLGLKINP